In Arthrobacter ramosus, one DNA window encodes the following:
- a CDS encoding potassium channel family protein — MLVIGLGRFGAATAEQLVKQGREVLAIERDRTLVQNWASVLTHVVEADATNIDALRQLGAQEFSSAVVGVGTSIESSVLITVNLVDLGIEHLWVKAITASHGKILTRIGANHVIYPEADAGVRAAHLVSGRMLDFIEFDDDFAIVKMYPPKETVGFTLDESKVRSKYGVTIVGVKSPGEDFTYARPDTKVSGRDMLIVSGHVDLLERFAARP; from the coding sequence GTGCTGGTGATCGGCTTGGGCCGATTCGGTGCAGCCACCGCCGAGCAGCTCGTCAAGCAGGGACGCGAAGTCCTGGCCATCGAGCGGGACCGCACGCTCGTCCAGAACTGGGCTTCCGTGCTGACCCACGTAGTCGAGGCGGACGCCACCAACATCGATGCCCTCCGCCAACTCGGCGCGCAGGAATTCAGCTCCGCCGTGGTGGGCGTGGGAACGTCGATCGAGTCCTCAGTGCTCATCACGGTTAACCTCGTGGATCTTGGCATCGAACACCTTTGGGTGAAAGCCATCACGGCCTCGCACGGCAAGATCCTCACCCGCATAGGCGCAAACCACGTCATCTACCCCGAGGCCGACGCCGGCGTCCGTGCAGCACACCTGGTCTCCGGGCGCATGCTGGACTTCATCGAGTTCGACGACGATTTCGCCATCGTGAAAATGTACCCGCCCAAGGAAACTGTGGGCTTCACCTTGGATGAGTCCAAGGTCCGTTCCAAGTACGGCGTGACCATTGTCGGCGTGAAATCCCCGGGCGAAGACTTCACCTACGCCCGGCCGGACACGAAAGTTTCCGGCCGCGACATGCTGATTGTGTCCGGACATGTGGACCTGTTGGAACGGTTCGCGGCGCGGCCGTAG
- a CDS encoding TrkH family potassium uptake protein yields MTQSQSRSRDPASWQTVQPERGGLWIFTGIRDFIDNIANSSPARLALTAYVFAILLFTGLLSLPAASADGSVTPIHQALFTAVSSVCVTGLTVVSTATHWTFFGQLVILVGIFVGGLGTLTLASLLALMVSKRLGVRGKLIAQEAMNNAGRLGEVGTLLRIVISTSVTIEAVLAVAMIPRFLTLGEDFGHAVWHGVFYSISSFNNAGFTPHSDGIVPYETDLWILVPLMLGVFLGSLGFPVMLVLRRHGLNWKKWSLHTKLTIQVSLILLVAGAVLWALMEWDNTNTIANMSFGDKITHSIFASVMTRSGGFNLVDQGHMDSTTRLLSDALMFAGGGSASTAGGIKVTTIAVMFLAIVAEARGDDDVKVYGRTIPEGTMRVAISVIVAGATLVCASAFLLLAISGASLDRVLFETISAFATVGLSTNLSAELPPSGVYVLAALMFAGRIGTITLASALALRQRRQLFHYPEERPIIG; encoded by the coding sequence ATGACTCAGAGCCAGTCGAGGTCCCGAGACCCGGCCAGCTGGCAAACCGTCCAGCCGGAGCGGGGAGGCCTGTGGATTTTCACGGGTATCCGCGACTTCATCGACAACATCGCCAACTCCTCTCCGGCGCGATTGGCGCTCACGGCGTACGTCTTCGCGATTCTCTTGTTCACCGGTCTGCTTTCCCTGCCGGCGGCATCGGCGGACGGTTCGGTCACTCCTATCCACCAAGCCTTGTTCACCGCTGTTTCCAGCGTTTGCGTGACTGGCTTGACGGTTGTGTCGACGGCGACGCACTGGACGTTCTTCGGCCAGCTCGTGATTCTCGTGGGCATCTTCGTCGGTGGATTGGGAACCCTGACACTCGCTTCCCTCCTGGCACTCATGGTCAGCAAACGGCTGGGCGTGAGGGGCAAGCTCATTGCCCAGGAGGCCATGAATAACGCCGGACGCTTGGGCGAAGTGGGTACTTTGTTGCGGATCGTCATCTCGACTTCCGTGACTATCGAGGCCGTCCTGGCCGTCGCGATGATTCCCCGGTTCCTGACACTCGGCGAGGACTTCGGGCACGCCGTCTGGCACGGGGTTTTCTACTCGATTTCTTCCTTCAACAATGCCGGTTTCACACCCCATTCCGACGGAATCGTGCCGTACGAGACCGATCTGTGGATTCTTGTGCCGCTCATGCTTGGCGTGTTCCTCGGCAGCCTCGGCTTCCCGGTCATGTTGGTGCTTCGACGGCACGGCCTCAATTGGAAGAAGTGGAGCCTCCACACAAAGCTGACCATCCAGGTATCCCTGATCCTCCTCGTTGCCGGCGCAGTCCTCTGGGCCCTGATGGAATGGGACAACACCAACACCATCGCCAACATGAGCTTTGGGGACAAGATCACGCATTCCATTTTCGCCTCGGTCATGACGCGCTCCGGTGGCTTCAACCTGGTCGACCAGGGCCATATGGATTCAACCACCAGGCTGCTGTCGGACGCGCTCATGTTCGCCGGCGGCGGTTCGGCATCGACGGCGGGCGGCATCAAGGTTACGACCATCGCGGTCATGTTCCTCGCCATCGTCGCTGAGGCCCGGGGCGACGACGACGTCAAGGTCTACGGCCGCACTATCCCCGAAGGCACCATGCGGGTAGCCATCTCGGTGATCGTTGCCGGCGCCACCTTGGTATGCGCATCCGCATTCTTGCTGCTGGCCATCAGCGGCGCCAGCCTGGACCGGGTACTCTTCGAAACCATTTCGGCCTTTGCAACCGTAGGACTCAGCACGAACCTCAGCGCCGAACTGCCGCCGTCGGGGGTCTACGTTCTCGCCGCCCTCATGTTCGCCGGCCGCATCGGCACCATAACCCTTGCCTCCGCCCTGGCCCTCCGCCAGCGCAGGCAGCTATTCCATTATCCGGAAGAGAGGCCGATCATTGGCTAA
- a CDS encoding acetoin utilization protein AcuC — translation MTSWAGLRPSPLPTTVAWDPAMTAYNFGPSHPMAPARLELTARLATALGLFDLEHVSVQAPEVASDVELLAVHSAEYVAAVRRASEDPTTPDPERGLGTEDDPAFAGMHEASARIAGGSLLAAEAVLSETAVRAVNFGGGMHHASRERASGFCIYNDAALAVQRLLDGGVRRVAYIDVDAHHGDGTQSIFWNDPRVLTISLHESGLSLFPGTGFANEIGGQDALGTAVNVALPAWTGDAGWLRAFHAVVPQLVQAFEPEVIVSQHGCDSHKLDPLTHLNLSVDGQREAATAVAGLAARFCENRWIATGGGGYNITGVVPRTWSHLIGIVAQHPVQLTAPVPEAFRSYVREKYGETVPELMGDGVDTWWRSWEVGYDPADAVDRTIIATRKEIFPLCGLDPWFD, via the coding sequence ATGACTTCCTGGGCAGGCCTCCGTCCGTCCCCGCTACCAACGACGGTGGCGTGGGATCCCGCCATGACCGCATACAATTTCGGTCCCTCGCATCCGATGGCCCCCGCCCGGCTGGAACTGACGGCCAGGCTCGCCACGGCGCTCGGACTCTTCGACCTGGAGCATGTGTCCGTCCAGGCGCCCGAGGTCGCGTCCGACGTCGAACTCCTGGCAGTGCACAGTGCCGAATATGTCGCCGCGGTGCGGCGTGCAAGCGAAGACCCGACGACGCCGGACCCGGAACGCGGGCTCGGCACCGAAGATGATCCCGCTTTTGCCGGGATGCACGAAGCCAGCGCCCGGATTGCCGGTGGGTCGTTACTCGCGGCCGAGGCGGTCCTGTCCGAGACCGCGGTCCGGGCCGTCAACTTCGGCGGCGGCATGCATCACGCCTCCCGCGAGCGTGCCAGCGGCTTCTGCATCTATAACGACGCCGCACTCGCCGTGCAGAGGCTGCTCGACGGCGGTGTCCGGCGGGTCGCGTACATCGACGTCGATGCCCACCACGGCGACGGCACTCAGAGCATCTTCTGGAACGACCCGAGGGTCCTGACGATTTCCCTGCACGAAAGCGGCCTCTCGTTGTTCCCCGGAACGGGATTCGCCAATGAGATCGGCGGCCAGGACGCGCTGGGCACGGCCGTCAACGTGGCGTTGCCTGCGTGGACGGGCGACGCCGGGTGGCTGCGCGCCTTCCACGCCGTGGTACCTCAACTCGTGCAGGCCTTCGAACCGGAAGTCATCGTGAGCCAGCATGGCTGCGACTCCCACAAACTCGATCCCCTCACGCACCTCAACCTCAGCGTGGACGGCCAACGCGAGGCGGCGACCGCCGTCGCGGGCCTCGCCGCGAGGTTCTGCGAAAACCGTTGGATCGCCACCGGTGGAGGGGGCTACAACATTACGGGAGTGGTACCGCGGACGTGGAGCCATTTGATCGGCATCGTGGCCCAACATCCCGTCCAGTTGACGGCTCCGGTCCCGGAGGCTTTCCGGAGCTATGTCAGGGAGAAGTACGGGGAAACGGTGCCCGAACTCATGGGCGACGGCGTCGACACGTGGTGGCGTTCGTGGGAGGTCGGGTACGACCCCGCGGATGCCGTGGACCGTACCATCATTGCCACCCGCAAGGAGATCTTCCCCCTCTGCGGGCTGGATCCCTGGTTCGACTGA
- a CDS encoding ArsR/SmtB family transcription factor: protein MVTDDVFAVIAEATRRDILVSLRSGDKAVGELVEELAASQPTISKHLKVLREADLVSMRAQGQKRYYALNPKPLAGIASWLETFDVGPAKPAAEPATLARSPRARAAGQVAAGQPGTARTQPDGEPLGTSPASTDVERSPETVPTSGAVASVAGIDDTMPQQIGRTVGRAATKAADLLANLPNLPKFGRKK, encoded by the coding sequence ATGGTGACTGACGACGTATTTGCCGTCATTGCTGAGGCAACCCGGCGTGACATTCTGGTTTCCCTCCGCTCTGGGGATAAGGCTGTGGGGGAACTGGTGGAGGAGCTCGCCGCGAGCCAGCCCACCATTTCGAAGCATTTGAAGGTACTCCGCGAGGCCGATCTCGTCAGCATGCGCGCGCAGGGACAGAAACGCTATTACGCGTTGAACCCGAAGCCGCTCGCCGGGATTGCCAGCTGGCTGGAGACGTTCGACGTCGGTCCCGCGAAGCCCGCGGCCGAGCCCGCCACACTGGCCCGCAGCCCCCGCGCACGTGCCGCTGGCCAGGTTGCCGCGGGCCAGCCGGGCACCGCGCGGACACAGCCCGACGGCGAGCCGCTCGGCACGTCTCCGGCGAGCACCGACGTCGAACGCTCGCCTGAAACCGTTCCTACCTCCGGAGCTGTTGCCTCCGTCGCGGGTATCGACGACACCATGCCGCAGCAGATCGGCCGTACGGTTGGCCGGGCAGCCACCAAGGCTGCGGACCTCTTGGCGAACCTACCCAACCTGCCGAAGTTCGGGCGGAAGAAGTAG